In Chloroflexota bacterium, the following are encoded in one genomic region:
- a CDS encoding GxxExxY protein translates to MNENEIGKIIVDSAVRLHVALGPGLLESVYETLLAHELRKAGLRVQRQVGVPIEYDGMTFDEGFRADLVVEDKVLVELKSVETVHPAHQKQVLTYLKLTGMKLGYLLNFGAATMKGGIYRIINGTIE, encoded by the coding sequence ATGAACGAAAATGAAATCGGCAAGATCATCGTGGACTCCGCGGTACGCCTGCACGTGGCGCTGGGACCTGGGTTGCTAGAGAGCGTATATGAAACGCTGCTCGCGCACGAGTTGCGCAAAGCAGGGCTGCGAGTCCAGCGCCAGGTCGGGGTTCCCATAGAGTACGACGGGATGACATTTGATGAGGGTTTCCGCGCCGATCTCGTGGTGGAAGACAAGGTGCTCGTTGAACTCAAGTCAGTTGAGACGGTTCACCCAGCCCACCAGAAGCAGGTGCTCACTTACCTGAAACTGACAGGCATGAAATTGGGCTACCTGCTCAACTTTGGCGCAGCCACAATGAAGGGCGGCATCTACCGGATCATCAATGGCACGATAGAATAG